The nucleotide sequence GGTAGAGACGGTCGCACTGCTCGAATCGATGTAATCGCTCGAGCCAGCAGGTCCTGACGGTGGTTAGTTATGGGCGGTGTCACCAACACCTCATGTCCCTGACTGCTTTCACAGAGACGCTGACACGCACATGAACCACAGGTAGATGTCAGGAGGACTCCGCCCCTCGTCCTGGTCCCTGTCGTTTCCCAGGTGATCAGGCAGGCTGGTTATAGACCGCATCGCTGCTCTGATGTCATCACACATCTGCAGCCATGCTGCATGAAGTTTTTAaccatgtaaaataaataagatgCACAACAATGATGCAGTAAAATATAGGAAACCGAATAACTAAAACAagtcaataaaaacaacaacaactaagaCTGGTAAAACCAAAATGTTCAGGTCAACGTGTGTTAAAAGCCAGaccataaaaatgtgtttttagtaACTACTTAAAATGTTGGagtgtttgtgcagatctaaTATTAAGACTATTCCAGAGTCTGGGTCCTGCCACAGAGAAGCCTCTGTCACCACAGGTTAGTTCTGACCTCACGGTTCTTCCTGGAGCATAAAGAAACAGGAGCCCAGACAGGTGAGAAGGGGCTCGGCCGGttagtgatttaaaaacaacaagtaagattttaaattggatcctgtgaggaacaggaagccagtgagaGGCCAACACTGGGTTACAGGCTCCTTCAGTTTAGTGCCAGTCAGCAGacgagcagctgcattttggacCAAGTGGAGACGATGGAGAGAGGCCTGGTCCAGACCAAAGTACAGAGAACTGCAGTAGTCCAGTCTGCAGGTAATGAACACATAAATAACACGTTCAAAGACATCAGCTGGAAGGCGTGGCTTCGCCTTGGCTCGCTGTCTCAGGTGGAAAAAGCTGGATTGGACTACTGCAGTTACCTGCCTACACACTTTAAAGGAACCATGAAGGTGCACAATGAGGTTTTAACAATAGGAGGATAACAGGCCCAGAGCACCGTCAGTGTGATTATTAACAACGTTaccaaaattaatttaaaaactgtaaaaccaTCCACTGTTTAACATCATCCAGGCAGCGTAATAACAGCTGAAGTGAGTCTGTCCCTGCTTTTAAAGGCAGATAGATGCAAGTCCTCTGCAGCACAGTGTGAGAACATGGAGCCCGATGGCAACATGTAGAGTGCAAACGAGGCAGGACTAGAGCCTTGAGGTACACCAGGTCCAGTTCTGGATATAAACGGAGCTCTGATTCTTCCTCGCGGGCAGGGCCTTGTGTTTTCGCTCTACTTACCTGCCCACCAGAGCTTACCTGTGTGACAGCCAGGTAAGATTCAGGTCCAAGGGTGGTAATCGCTCCTCTTTCCTCTGCTGCACGTAAACCGGGTCGATTTCCTGTGTGAAAGCGGAGAGATGGACCCAAGCGGCCGAAGCACAGGGAGTAACTGGAGCCACTGTTGCTGAGTCGTCCTTTACGTCCGCTGCTCTAACAGCTTTACTTTAAAGCATTTATTTAGTAGAGCATAGTCATAATCTAGCAGTCCAGATGTTTTTGCAGGTCACACATCTGGACCTTCAACACAGGTCAGTGTTTGGTGCTGGAGGCTCCGTCAGGTGTGCTGTCAGGACCTGGATTTTTACAGAGTTTATGAAACGTAGACagtaaaatctatttttatttattttgtaattgtaACTTTGAGAAACAAACATTGGTACGTATGTAAAATCCGCCCGCTCAGCATTCCCAGATGGAAACTGTAGTGAAGGGTTCAAACCTCAGCGTGTGCCTGGGTGTAATACGACCCGACCCCAGAGGCGCAGTCTTTGCTCCTCCTCACCTTCAGACTCCTTGGGAGGATCGTTAGTTATCAGATAATGTTCCAGCTGTTTTTGAGCTGACTGAACTCGTCTGAAACATGTTTCTGACATAAAATTAATCgttgaacattttaaaaatatctcaGCTTCAAGTTTCTTTGTGCGGTTTTTAGAAACGCAGGAAACCAGTTAGATGAAGTGGGCACATTCAcagcagcttcttcttcttcgtcgtCTTCAGTAGTTTGAAGGCGTGCGTGTCAGACTAACTCTTTGTTTGGTGTCTTAGATTTTAGAGACGCTCGTCTGAATGTTTACAGGCCCATCGACCAGGTTTCAGGCGCGACTTTGGCAGTTTgactttcagtgtgtgtgtgtgtgtgtgtgtgtgtgtgtgtgcgcgtgtgtgtgttcaggtgcCGTGGAACCCCGAGGTGGACCTGTGTTGGGACGCTCTGCTGCGTGGCGTCTCAGACGAGTGTGAACCAGAGTGGTGCGACTCTGAAGACCCGCTCTTCATCCTCTACACCAGCGGCTCGACCGGCAAGCCGAAGGTGAGGAAACGCACCTGTAGATCATCTGCGTCTCACTTACTGAGGCGTCCTGCTCAGATACTGAGCCTCGTTTGGATGTGGAGGTTCTACTCTCACTTCCTCACAGTGTGTCTGAGGAAAGCCCACCTTCATCATCACCTTCACACTTTGCTCACCGCAGCAGGCGGAGCTTCAGTAACTCGTTCAGGTGTCTGTGAGCCGGATAGCGAGACATAGATGTTATAATGATGAACATTGTCGATATTTGGGTTTGTGCTAGAAGGGATCGACAGCAGGTGAAGTTCCAGGTTTCCATTGTCTCCTCCCACTCATCCAGATCAGGGGCGCTGGAGACTATCCCAGCTGTTACAGGAGGGGCGGGGCACAcctggtccgtttacagcatcctgccatgcgattgcatttgtccctaaccatcgggaaccctcacgttaacttttatcgagtggaaaaaagttagcgttcatcctccagcttcactgtgtgtatgttatgctaacatagctgtgtagctagcgatcacgtagcacgtcattatataccagctagcccaacttcagtaaccctacaaacatcactgctgtttagttttctgtcttcatttatgttggaagtgatagcagagctgtacgtttgaatgtttcagaaatctctcagtcagaacatgctatatcatgtttaggtggaagctagcgagctaacttcctgctaacttctaactctgttaaattgaataaatcctgttttcatgaaTATTAAACAGCCAAAcggatcattttattacagatgaaagaatttacagtttgtaactctcagtgttcgtttgactttgggacccgATCGGAGTTTGGACCCAGACACGGCTGAtgatgtcagacttaaagacccgGATTGTAGTAAAACTGCTTTTCTGCATCTTCCATTTTGATTTTGGGCATGAAGCGAGCAGCAGCCTCTTAGCGTCACCTCCACCCACCTCCACCGGCTGTTTCTTCCACACATTTAACTACTAATATCTGCTGGAAACGGGCGGTACTGAGGGAGGACGTGCTGTCCTTCACTGACCAATCAGCATGCGTTAGCAGCGTGACGGTGATTTCTGGTCAGTGAGAGCGAAACTGAAGGACGGGGTCATTTTATTTCAGCGTGGAGACGTTTCTCACGCCGGATTCGTGGAAATTGAACAGAAATGAGCGGGAtcagcgccccctgctgctgcCCTGCATGAACTGCAGCTCATATTTGTACTCTGGGAGTAACAGGAAGTGGAATAAATCCAGGGTCACCTGGTTTCAGTTTCTGAGCTGTCTAGATTTGATGTCTTCCTGTTCTGACCGCGATCACTCGGCGTTGAGCTGGTATTTCTGCACATGAACTCTCCTCGCTCTTCTGAAGTTCCTCTCGTCTCGCCTGCAGGGAGTTCTTCACACCGTCAGCGGCTACATGCTCTACACCGCCACCACCTTCAAAGTGGTGTTCGACCACCAGCCCGACGACGTGTACTGGTGCACGGCAGACATCGGGTGGATCACCGGGCACTCCTACATCACTTACGGCCCACTGGCCAACGGGGCCACCAGCGTCCTGGTGAGTGTGCGAGGGCTCtcagacttcctgtttacaGGTGCAGGTGTGGGCTGCACAGTGTGATGTAACACTGATGTGTGTGCGCTCGTTCTGTGTGTGATGGTTTAATGTCAGGCTTTGTTTATAACCTGGATAAATGAATCCATAGCTGCCTGATGATCACAGCCACAGTGTTTTGTATGAATCTTTTGTGTGCGTCAGTTCGAGGGTCTGCCCACCCACCCGGACGTGAGCCGTATGTGGGAGATCGTGGACAAATATAACGTCACCAAGTTCTACACGGCTCCCACCGCCATCAGGCTGCTGATGAAGTTTGGAAACGAGCCGGTGCAGAGGTGAGCCGACGCCCCTCCTCCCCCCACGAGGGGCCTGCAGGGTAACTCACCTGTGCCTTTGTCTGCAGGTACAAGCGAAGCTCTCTGAAGGTTCTGGGGACGGTCGGAGAGCCCATCAACCCCGAGGCCTGGCAGTGGTACTACAACGTGGTCGGAGAGAAGAGGTGTCCCATAGTCGACACCTTCTGGCAGACGGAAACGGTGAGTGATGGTTTGCTGCAGTTTCAGCACCGCTGCTTTCAAACACGCTTCCTTTATTTAAAACAGATCAGTCATTTCTAATCTGCGTTTAAAGACCGATGAAGCGCTTCTGCTTCTTTGTGCACCTGTTTCTCTGCTGAGCTTTTACCTCAGACTGTGGGCtgtgctgccccctgctggccggCTGCCTGAGATTAAAGTCGTTTTCTGTTTTCAGGGAGGACATGTTCTGACTCCTCTGCCCGCGGCCACGCCCATGAAGCCCGGATCTGCTGTGAGTGAGGCTGAACATTAAATCACAGCTGGACTAATGAtgtgaaaaaacatgtttaagttcAGACATGTgtttgggagaaacattaaaagGCTAAATGAAGAAAATTAGATAACAGTGACCGACGATTTTAAAAACTTTCCATCTAACAGAAAATGCTGACGGTGTGTTTGTGTCCAGGTGAGCTCGGAGGCTTTATGCTTCTGTCAAACACAAACAAGACAAAATACAGAAACCGTACAGAAGTAAATCTGTTTTAGAaagacaacaaaacatttttaatgataaatgcATGAAGGAAGAAGGGAAGTGAGGAAAGATGGTGATATAAATGGAGCTGGTCCACATGTGAAGGGGAATTTAAatgataagaagaagaaaaacacaataaatacagAAACCAGTCAATCAGGGTTTTTTACTTTAttgtcttttaaaaatattttatttttcattttgttgctTTCGGTCTTCCACAGGAGGTAAAGTGAGGCGCAAATAAACACTTTGACTTAATAAACTCCAGGAAGCCCAGTTAGTGTGTTTAAAGGTTTTTTCCTCCTGTTTGATCCTCAAgcacctgtttgtgtttttaatgaatgACGTAAACGTTATtaatgcagctttattgatCTGTAGCCTTTTGTAGACacattattgctgttttagagccACAGCGTCCTGACggtgtcccccccccccccccccccccccgtgtcCCCTCCCCCATGTCCCCACAGACGCTCCCGTTCTTCGGCGTGGTGCCGGCCATCCTGAACGAGTCCGGGGAGGAGCTGGAGGGGCCCAGTGAAGGATACCTGGTCAGCCTTGAGTAAATAAACCTTTATTTGTCCTTCCTGGGTGTGTGCGAGCGCGTCACACCTATCGTTTGTCTTCGCCCTCTCACACAGGTGTTCAAGCAGCCGTGGCCCGGCGTGATGCGGACCATTTACGGAAGCCACGAGAGGTTTGAAAGCACCTACTTCAAGAAGTTCCCAGGATACTACGTCACAGGAGACGGTGAGCAGCGCAGCGTCAGAactctggcttcatttttatttcatatgtgACTCGACTCTGCAGTTCATAAGAAACAACTCAGCTCATCGACTTTGAGAAACTTCTCACATGTTCGCTCATATCTGCATCAGACTGATGCTTCAGCAGCGACTGTTTGAAGTCTTTAACACCTGAGAAGTTTCTAATTTATGAAACAACCTGTAATATTATTGGCTCAGAATCCTTTAACCAGGTGTTTGTAAAGGGGCGTGGCCACAGGTCAGTGCGGCTTTCACAGCTGCTGCGGATCTAAAACACTAAATGTTTTAATCCCGCCCCTTTATTTTCTTGCAGGTTGCCGTAGAGACAAGGACGGGTACTTCTGGGTAACGGGGAGGATAGACGACATGTTGAACGTCTCTGGTAAGACGTGGTTACTCGGAGGAACGCGTTACTCCACCTCAGTGACTCTGTGAAACCCAGCTGTTAAACATCTGTctgaccagcagagggagctGTTTCTCTACAtttaacctgtgtgtgtgtgtgtgtgtgtgtgtgtgtgtgtgtgtgtgtgtgtgtgtgtcaacttGTTTCATACACAGAAGAGCGCCGCGGTTTGATCTGTAATTGTATAAAGTCAGAGTCAAATATTCTTATTTGATTTTAAGCTTCTTTTATTAaagaataatttttaaaaacttgtttaaatagattttatttTGCACCTTCAGTTCTCGTCTTGTTCTGAGCTTTTTTACGTCTCAGCGCGTTGCTGCGTGTTTTATGCGCTCGTCTTCGGTCGTGTCTGACACCTGAAGGTGGTTTCTGGTGTAAAGGTGCCCCGTCTGCCCCCCAGGTCACTTGTTGAGCACAGCTGAGGTGGAGTCGGCTCTGGTGGAGCATGAGGCCGTCGCTGAGGCCGCCGTGGTGGGGAGACCTCATCCGGTCAAAGGGGAGAGCCTCTACTGCTTCGTAACGCTCAATGACGGCGTGATGTACAACAGCGAGCTGGAGGTGGAGCTAAAAAAGCAAGGTGGGTGAAGGTTACTGGAAGTCTCCTCCGAAGCTTCGATCCTGTCGGAGGCTTGTTGTTCTGACATCATCTGATGCGATTTACACTTTGTGTTCACAGTGAGGGAGAAGATCGGCGCCATCGCCACACCCGACTACATCCAGAACGCACCAGGACTGCCCAAAACCAGATCGGGTAACCAACCTTGCTTCTCTGTTTCACGTTAGAGACGTGTGAGGGTTCTCCTCCTCCACCCGCAGATGCTCAGATGTGTCGTTTTTACCTGTGGCTGACGCGGGTGGTTCCACCTGTGCTCTTCTCTCCGTCTGCAGGGAAGATCATGAGGCGGCTGCTCCGCAAGATCGCCTGTGACGAGCGGGAGCTGGGCGACATCTCCACGCTGGCAGACTCCACGGTGGTCGAGCAGCTCTTCCAGAACAGATGCTGCACGGCGGTGTGACGCCTCCAGGATCCTCGGAGGGAGACGCCAACTGCAGCCGCACGCAGGAACAGCAGCTGCGAACCAGCcggggaggaggaggtggtggaggaggaggaggaggagggagtcCATAAACTTGTACAGCAAACAAACTTTAGCTCCTGATGGTGATGATGTGAGAATGCTTGGCTGCAGGTAGATGTGAGATCGTAGACGTGTCCACGTGTGCAGTAACTCCTCAAACCGTCACATCTGTCTGCACGTCCACCTGCAGATGTTTCAGATGTTGACGTTGCTGCTCTAACCGCCCTGCAGTCGAGCTGAGCGGTCGAGGATCAGGGTAACACTTCATGTTGGTCTTCTCCCAGTTTAGCCAAAGATGAGCTAAGAGGCACCGAATCGACATTGAGTGTCGGTCTCCTGGTTTAAGGCCGATGTGAAGCGCTACCCCGCTCCACGCAGACTCCTCCCCTCACGTCGTGCCACAGTACCGTTATGTATGCTGACGATTAGCTAACCATGAAAACGCTCGGCTTTACTTTTAACgtctgtttgtattttttaacgTAGTCCCTTTTTTATGTAGGAATCTTTTAGGTTTGCGTGTCTGCATGCTTCTGATCAAAGCTTCCAGGAATCTGCCCGTAAACGTCCACCAATGATCCCGGTTTGAGTGTTCCATGTCAGTCCGTCTCCTCCGGATCTCTTCGGCACCGCTGAGTCCTCTTCAGAGTCCGCTGAAAGTCAGCGCGACGGAGAGCGGGGCTTCCTGAggagtagggctgccacgattagtcgactagtcacgattacgtcgactatcaaaatcgtcgacgactaatttaatagtcgacgcgtcgtttgaagctttgtaagatcacaaaagacgaataagtagtaggatttaagagtgtaataacggactgaaacagaagatggcagcactgcatgtacaaggatgccagctgccgttaaaggcaaaagaagaagaagctgtgtcccagaattcatagcgcggccgtGCTCAGTTTCCagcaatggcggcagctagttagttttaatattactcttattattctttctgggtcacaaaataaacgtctaacatgttttcaggcgagaatgtagctgtgtaaacttcaaatatctgctcagtttatcaagacaccgcatattttcaaaagcgctcagGAAGCGCtcacgtctgttacccaccagctcgatagctagccggggttctaggctcactagagccggtgagaacaccaGACTCcgggcaaatcgttttcaaacccaccgccgtctttcactactcaggtgAAACATGAtgtataagtcacttagataactgaaaaatgttattgtttggctttttttagtatttcaTTTGTTCCTgggtaaatcggtttggctgagattaaagttatagtttttacacagctgaataaacatcaagcaaacaactgattatcagaagtgtgagatgcttgaGAACATACttcggtgtcctgttatattttagatagcaaggagcagacggctgagtttattaaacttcaccgaaacaattgcagatttcattaaaatttaataaactatcatcttgtctttatttttagttagcaccttaaacacttaaagctgtaagctaatgatagttatataagagcagatgcatgctggtgcaataagctgtacgttttacgtccaatggatgcatgatctgattagtcgactaatcgcaaaaataatcggtgactagtcgactatcaaaataatcgtttgtggcagccctactgaGGAGCGGTCTATAAACCGGAGTGATGCTGGAAGAGGCGCACGGGGAGGTGACGAGCCACCTCTGAACATGATTTCTTCTCAGACTTTTGCGATCGCCGCTCGGCTGTTCTGTCCTTCTGTCCTTTTGTAACGGCCGAGCAGCGATCGGGCTCGTGTGTCAGTCTGGAGGAACCGGAGAAAACCTTCAGTGACTCGTAACTCATTCATCGACCTGCTGACGGCCTCCAAACTGTCTTTACTCCATAAAAAGACTGAACAGGCAGAGTTTGTCTTCTGTTTGTGGGTTTGAGTTCAGACTAAAAGCCTAAATTGTGAAAGATGCAGTTTAATTTGAAGTGGGAACAAAAACGTGTACATTGGCATGAACTCTGGAGGCCGGTCTGTGGATTAAAGTGAGAACACTGAAGTTTGAAGCTGGTTGTTTGAGCCCTGAAAGCTTTCTGTCCTTGACAGACGTCTGATTGTGATTTAAGGCCATGAATTAGAACCTCAGTTAGATTTCAGcttttattgttctttattttttaattctgttgCTGTTTGTATCTCAGTGTGCCAACAACATGCGAAGCAGTGAGCTGGGTTAGAAACGCTACCGATTGTGCAGCAGCTTGAGCTCTTTCTGTCTGACTCGGGTGGAGGAAAGAACCCAGCTGGTTTTCAGTTTGgcgttttgtttgtttccctgTTTGTGTCAAAGTGTTTGCAATGACAGTAAATGAACATGACTACTGCCTCTGCTCCTCTCACGGCCTCTTTGTTCCtgcagaaatgtttcatactTCAAAATCAAAGATGACTCTGAAACTTTGATGAcagaaatgttaaagttcagaCTCAACAATAACAAATTATTGATGCACCATTTTAGCCCATAAGGACTAATCAAAGCTCTTGTGTTGCTATTTATTGCAGTTTCTACGTGATGATGTTTATCTTCACAGCCACATCACTCCTTTGTTCTTTACAGTTTTTAACTTGATAGTAAACTTAAACTATTATTGCTTTTGTTGTTCCTGGTGTAGTGTGTTTAAACGTCTATGAGACGACACATAAGTGAAGAGGACATGACGTTGCGCAGTGACCTCATCATACAGAAGGATATTTTTGCATAGCACAGAATTCACACAAACGAAGAGTTcgtgtttttctctctcctcctgtcccGTTCAGCACTGCAGTAATCAGAATAATTcactgaaggccaagaaaaactCAACAgacttatttttccaaagggctCATTATTGGTCCACTTGATTGatctttattattaatatttatttattgtattcatttatttatttttgtaactttGAAGTTATTACAAACAgaacagacatgactgggggataggagaGGGAACGACGAGAAGTTCAAGAAAACAGGAAGAGGGACGGTGAGAAAAGACGAAAACGAGCAGAAAGAGAACAAGACAGCAACAACCTACATACGTATatgtaacagtaaataataaatattgaatgttactGAGCAGCAAGCAAGCCCGACAACGCACACGGTACGCTTTGAAGCAgcagccgtgtgtgtgtgtgtgtgtgtgtgtgtgtgtgtgtgtgtcgcacACACATAATACCTGTGGTATACATCCCTGTGTTAATGACGTGTTGGCAGCTAATCTGACGTCAGAGGCGACTCTGTCAGGAAACGTTTGTGTGAGCAGGAATGtgtgtttaggttttttttcacTAAATGATTTCTGACAATCGTCTCATTAAAGGCTGGATTATGGCTCTGTGCATACAGACAAAGGGATTATGATGCCCCCTACCTCTGTGCTGTTTGGGGGAGACTTCTCTTATAGGAGAAATCTCTCATGGTGATATTTTTACTGGAGTAGCAGCTGGAAGCTTGATCTGGATATGAGAGATTTCCTCACTGATCAGGCTTAAGCTTATCACTGATTATGATATTTTGTTGGTTCTTCTTTGCTTGCCAAAACGGCCACAACCCCACTGGACCCCCCCCCCGAAGCTGTGCTGTGTTATCTGCACCAGCTCGTTACCAACAGATCCTTTAAACATCCATGGATCGGATGGTGTGTCCAACAGATCCCACCGATGCTCGACTGGATCAAGATCTGGGGAAGTTGGAGGTCGGGTCATTATCGAGTTACCGCTGTTCCTTCCCCGGGCTACTTTGATAGATACTGACCCCTGCAGGAACGAGAGCTTGCAGGTTTGGAGACGACCCGAGACATGATCATGTTTCCTTCCACCCACTAAGCTACATATACAACCTCACATAGGTGTGAGCACACATGAGACCGTTTAGAAACGCCACCAAATACTGTGGAGAGGTTTCTGCTTGACTGTCTTCTCAGATATTTATGGTACTGTCTCCTCACTGCATGCTTCTTTTAACATTTCACACCCACAAAGTTGTGTCAGTGCAGGTAAGTAATAACAAATAGATTTGAATGCTTTCACCCTACAATCTGTTTCTATTCATCACTGCTTCAGTGACCTCATCCATGTATGTAAACGGTCTCCAGTCATTCTTTAAGAAGTGTGTTCGAGGATAGATTCCCACCAATGGACATGCAGAAATCCTTAAAAACAGTCAAGAAAACCTGTGATCACTCATTTATTTCtagcatagaatagaatagaatagaatagctctttattgtcactgttacaagaacaatgaaaggCAGTTTGACATCTCTCCATGTGAAATACATAATAACCCACAGATTTACATTCACACAAGAGAGATATGTACAACTTATTCATACACCTGCATACATACAGATACATGTATATATGCATGCGTACGTAGATATGCACTTACACCTGTCTGTTTGTCATCTGaggagcaggtgcattgagacatgcagtgtgtgatcagtgatattgcacattgagtgggtGGGGTGCTGTTGCTACtataataaatagtgttataaTAAATACGGTTTACAGAGGTAGGAATGTTGGTTGCATTTAAGTATATATAGAAATAAagtttataaataaggtgtgaTGTCCATGAGTGActattgagtctgtttgtcttcaacctgatggacctgtagcgtttaccagagggaagggggaaaaagtgagtgtccagggtgtgaggggtccttgatgatgatgctggctttctgctgaagtctgccagtataaatgtctctgaggggggttagtgaGGTGCCAACTGCCCGCTccgctgccctcaccacccgctgcagtttcctcttgtcctccacgGTGCAGCAGTAACTCAGAAGGCTCTCGATGGTGGAGCGGTAGACGTTTACTAGCAGTTTCCTGAgaaagtacagcctttgttgtgctttccctacctggtgggagatgtttgtggaccaggtaaggtcggccgagatgtggactccgaggaacttacagctttctaccctttctacctcctccccatcaatgtagagggtagagtgctcagatcgctttgttctcctgaagtcgattaccatctccttggtcttggctgtgttcagatgcaggttgttgtcgtcacaccattgcttcagatgctgaacctcctctctgtaggctgaatcattgttgttgtcgatcagtcctatgatggtggtgtcatcagcaaattttataatggtgttactggtgtggattggagaacagtcatgggtgaaaagtgagaggggactgaggacacacccctgtgggacacccacattcagaatgagggtggaggaggtgtgctctcccattctgacgttctggggtctgttgctcaggaagtccagtatccagctgcacagtgagctgctgagtcctaagttgcttagtttattaaccagtttgtggggttgaactgtattgaaggcagagctgaagtccacaaacagcattctcacataggtgtTACTACAGTCCAGTCATTCGGCGCTGGTCACCATCAAAAagccatcgatttgtagttgagcgttaaattgcattgcaactgagcgggtataaagtaccggagaaagtagatttattgttcttttgttatcaatgactttggtctagttcaccagcttaaAAAAATCGTGTtgacgtgcaatttatgtatagttgaccgggaaattaaagcagcgatc is from Oreochromis niloticus isolate F11D_XX linkage group LG20, O_niloticus_UMD_NMBU, whole genome shotgun sequence and encodes:
- the acss2 gene encoding acetyl-coenzyme A synthetase, cytoplasmic isoform X1, whose amino-acid sequence is MIPDKPPQDNVFHGSEELKKEAHVPSFDKYRELYMKSVDNPDEFWGDVAKDFFWKTKHTGQFLDYNFDVTKGEIYIKCMEGASTNICYNLLDRNVHEKKLADKVAFFWEGNEPGDELTVTYRELLQRVCQFANVLKAQGVKKGDRVSIYMPMVVELVVAMLACVRIGAVHSIVFAGFSAESLCERIVDSQCCLLITADGFYRGDKLINLKLLADEALQKCRDKGFPVGRCIMLKHLSKEPEGILGSQSPPAKRPCPDLQQEKQAGRVKKTRPVPKVPWNPEVDLCWDALLRGVSDECEPEWCDSEDPLFILYTSGSTGKPKGVLHTVSGYMLYTATTFKVVFDHQPDDVYWCTADIGWITGHSYITYGPLANGATSVLFEGLPTHPDVSRMWEIVDKYNVTKFYTAPTAIRLLMKFGNEPVQRYKRSSLKVLGTVGEPINPEAWQWYYNVVGEKRCPIVDTFWQTETGGHVLTPLPAATPMKPGSATLPFFGVVPAILNESGEELEGPSEGYLVFKQPWPGVMRTIYGSHERFESTYFKKFPGYYVTGDGCRRDKDGYFWVTGRIDDMLNVSGHLLSTAEVESALVEHEAVAEAAVVGRPHPVKGESLYCFVTLNDGVMYNSELEVELKKQVREKIGAIATPDYIQNAPGLPKTRSGKIMRRLLRKIACDERELGDISTLADSTVVEQLFQNRCCTAV
- the acss2 gene encoding acetyl-coenzyme A synthetase, cytoplasmic isoform X2, coding for MIPDKPPQDNVFHGSEELKKEAHVPSFDKYRELYMKSVDNPDEFWGDVAKDFFWKTKHTGQFLDYNFDVTKGEIYIKCMEGASTNICYNLLDRNVHEKKLADKVAFFWEGNEPGDELTVTYRELLQRVCQFANVLKAQGVKKGDRVSIYMPMVVELVVAMLACVRIGAVHSIVFAGFSAESLCERIVDSQCCLLITADGFYRGDKLINLKLLADEALQKCRDKGFPVGRCIMLKHLSKEPEGILGSQSPPAKRPCPDLQEKQAGRVKKTRPVPKVPWNPEVDLCWDALLRGVSDECEPEWCDSEDPLFILYTSGSTGKPKGVLHTVSGYMLYTATTFKVVFDHQPDDVYWCTADIGWITGHSYITYGPLANGATSVLFEGLPTHPDVSRMWEIVDKYNVTKFYTAPTAIRLLMKFGNEPVQRYKRSSLKVLGTVGEPINPEAWQWYYNVVGEKRCPIVDTFWQTETGGHVLTPLPAATPMKPGSATLPFFGVVPAILNESGEELEGPSEGYLVFKQPWPGVMRTIYGSHERFESTYFKKFPGYYVTGDGCRRDKDGYFWVTGRIDDMLNVSGHLLSTAEVESALVEHEAVAEAAVVGRPHPVKGESLYCFVTLNDGVMYNSELEVELKKQVREKIGAIATPDYIQNAPGLPKTRSGKIMRRLLRKIACDERELGDISTLADSTVVEQLFQNRCCTAV
- the acss2 gene encoding acetyl-coenzyme A synthetase, cytoplasmic isoform X3 yields the protein MIPDKPPQDNVFHGSEELKKEAHVPSFDKYRELYMKSVDNPDEFWGDVAKDFFWKTKHTGQFLDYNFDVTKGEIYIKCMEGASTNICYNLLDRNVHEKKLADKVAFFWEGNEPGDELTVTYRELLQRVCQFANVLKAQGVKKGDRVSIYMPMVVELVVAMLACVRIGAVHSIVFAGFSAESLCERIVDSQCCLLITADGFYRGDKLINLKLLADEALQKCRDKGFPVGRCIMLKHLSKEPEGILGSQSPPAKRPCPDLQVPWNPEVDLCWDALLRGVSDECEPEWCDSEDPLFILYTSGSTGKPKGVLHTVSGYMLYTATTFKVVFDHQPDDVYWCTADIGWITGHSYITYGPLANGATSVLFEGLPTHPDVSRMWEIVDKYNVTKFYTAPTAIRLLMKFGNEPVQRYKRSSLKVLGTVGEPINPEAWQWYYNVVGEKRCPIVDTFWQTETGGHVLTPLPAATPMKPGSATLPFFGVVPAILNESGEELEGPSEGYLVFKQPWPGVMRTIYGSHERFESTYFKKFPGYYVTGDGCRRDKDGYFWVTGRIDDMLNVSGHLLSTAEVESALVEHEAVAEAAVVGRPHPVKGESLYCFVTLNDGVMYNSELEVELKKQVREKIGAIATPDYIQNAPGLPKTRSGKIMRRLLRKIACDERELGDISTLADSTVVEQLFQNRCCTAV